In Pseudomonas fakonensis, one DNA window encodes the following:
- a CDS encoding HlyD family secretion protein, producing MSDASPPDRSLRWVLVLIVLSLLWYLLADRFTPYTQQARLQAYVVPVSAEVAGQVQRVAVGNNQAVSKGALLFELDPAQYRIALARAQADYDAARRQVGAHSAGIESAQAALTAAQANERKARQDAERLKRLYEEDPGTVSVRRLEGAQATYEQARSQVAAAHAEVQRAREQEGGNSDDNAQLRSAAANLEKARLDLARTQVRADSDGRITDLRVDVGHYVGAGSPLMTLVATGDVWVSADMTENNLGRLRLGTPVLVVLDSLPGEVLHGRIRSIGQGVSSGQPPPPGQLPTVQNSREWLRSAQRFAVIVELERLNELDAAQLRVGGQAEVMALPGEGNPLNLLGRLFMWLMSWLSYAY from the coding sequence ATGAGCGACGCAAGCCCCCCGGACCGCAGCCTGCGCTGGGTCCTCGTGCTGATTGTGCTGAGCCTGCTGTGGTACCTGCTGGCCGACCGCTTCACCCCCTACACCCAGCAGGCCCGCCTGCAGGCCTATGTGGTGCCGGTCAGCGCCGAGGTGGCGGGGCAGGTGCAGCGAGTGGCGGTGGGCAACAACCAGGCGGTGAGCAAGGGCGCATTGCTGTTCGAACTGGACCCAGCCCAGTACCGCATTGCCCTCGCTCGGGCCCAGGCCGACTACGACGCGGCGCGGCGCCAGGTCGGCGCCCACAGCGCCGGCATCGAGTCGGCCCAGGCCGCGCTGACGGCGGCCCAGGCCAACGAGCGCAAGGCGCGCCAGGATGCCGAGCGGCTCAAGCGCTTGTACGAAGAGGACCCGGGCACGGTGTCGGTGCGCCGCCTGGAAGGCGCCCAGGCCACCTACGAACAGGCCCGCAGCCAGGTGGCTGCGGCCCACGCCGAAGTGCAGCGGGCGCGGGAGCAGGAGGGCGGCAACAGTGACGACAACGCCCAGTTGCGCAGCGCCGCGGCCAACCTGGAAAAGGCCCGGCTGGACCTGGCACGCACCCAGGTGCGCGCCGACTCCGACGGGCGCATTACCGACTTGCGGGTGGATGTGGGGCACTACGTCGGGGCCGGCAGCCCGTTGATGACCTTGGTAGCCACGGGGGATGTGTGGGTCAGTGCCGACATGACCGAGAACAACCTCGGCCGCCTGCGGCTCGGCACACCGGTGCTGGTGGTGCTCGACAGCCTGCCCGGCGAGGTGTTGCACGGGCGTATCCGCAGCATCGGCCAGGGCGTCAGCAGCGGCCAGCCACCGCCGCCGGGGCAGTTGCCAACGGTGCAGAACAGCCGCGAGTGGTTGCGCTCGGCGCAGCGCTTTGCAGTAATCGTCGAGCTCGAGCGCTTGAACGAGCTGGATGCCGCGCAATTGCGCGTGGGTGGCCAGGCCGAGGTGATGGCGCTGCCCGGGGAGGGCAACCCGCTGAACCTGCTGGGGCGGCTGTTCATGTGGCTGATGAGCTGGTTGTCCTATGCCTATTGA
- a CDS encoding DUF2950 domain-containing protein, which produces MKTLSALALLLASNMAWSNPGFAHEAFATPDAAVEAFVAALKHEPPDEARFAQLLGEDWRTYIPRGGVQQRDVQTFLAEYHAQHSLDSTGPHSAQLVVGREHWALPIPLLEGANGWHFDLKAGSAEIRARRIGRNELAAMQSMLAYHDAQTEYASQDRNGNGALEYARRIFSSPGKHDGLYWADQRDGQVSPLGPLFGDDKAGDDWYGYHFRILEAQGPSAPGGAYDYLIGGHMTRGFALVAWPARYDDSGVMSFMVSHDGQVFEKDLGPDGARQAMAMKRFDPDSSWAAVTVPGE; this is translated from the coding sequence ATGAAAACGCTCAGTGCATTGGCCTTGCTCCTGGCCAGCAACATGGCCTGGTCGAACCCGGGTTTTGCCCACGAAGCCTTTGCCACCCCGGATGCTGCGGTAGAAGCCTTCGTCGCCGCCCTCAAGCACGAGCCGCCGGACGAAGCGCGCTTCGCCCAGCTGCTCGGCGAGGACTGGCGCACCTACATCCCCCGTGGTGGTGTGCAGCAGCGCGACGTGCAGACCTTCCTGGCCGAATACCACGCCCAGCACAGCCTCGACAGCACCGGCCCGCACAGCGCCCAGTTGGTGGTGGGGCGCGAACACTGGGCCTTGCCCATTCCGCTGCTCGAGGGCGCCAACGGCTGGCACTTCGACCTCAAGGCCGGCAGCGCCGAGATTCGCGCCCGGCGCATCGGCCGCAACGAACTGGCGGCCATGCAGTCGATGCTCGCCTACCACGATGCGCAGACCGAGTATGCAAGCCAGGACCGCAACGGCAACGGCGCGCTGGAGTACGCCCGGCGCATCTTCAGCAGCCCCGGCAAGCACGACGGCCTGTACTGGGCGGACCAGCGCGACGGCCAGGTCAGCCCGCTTGGCCCGCTGTTCGGCGATGACAAGGCCGGCGACGACTGGTACGGCTACCACTTTCGCATCCTCGAAGCCCAGGGCCCGTCGGCGCCGGGCGGTGCCTACGACTACCTGATCGGCGGGCACATGACCCGAGGTTTTGCCCTGGTCGCGTGGCCTGCGCGCTATGACGACAGCGGGGTGATGAGCTTCATGGTCAGCCACGACGGGCAGGTGTTCGAGAAAGACCTGGGGCCGGATGGGGCCAGGCAGGCTATGGCGATGAAACGCTTCGACCCGGACAGCAGTTGGGCGGCGGTGACAGTACCGGGCGAATAG
- a CDS encoding DMT family transporter gives MFSKAALLAIIPAGLALLAGVVLPFQAASNSAVGRALGHPLWGALTSLLVSTAVVVAALLVLRVSAPNLGKALQGPWWLWVGGVLGALYVAAAAALTPKLGAAGFLLLVVAGQIITSVVVDHFGLMGLTQKPVNLARVLGVLLIIGGVLLVQGGGASAASALALPGGK, from the coding sequence ATGTTCAGCAAAGCCGCACTGCTTGCCATCATCCCCGCCGGCCTGGCCCTGCTGGCCGGCGTTGTCCTGCCGTTTCAGGCCGCCAGCAATTCCGCAGTCGGCCGGGCGCTGGGGCACCCGTTGTGGGGTGCGCTGACCTCGCTGCTGGTGAGCACGGCAGTGGTGGTGGCGGCCTTGCTGGTGCTGCGGGTGTCGGCGCCGAACCTGGGCAAGGCCCTGCAAGGGCCCTGGTGGCTGTGGGTTGGAGGCGTGCTGGGCGCGCTTTACGTGGCGGCTGCGGCTGCGTTGACACCCAAGCTGGGGGCGGCGGGGTTCCTGCTGCTGGTGGTGGCCGGGCAGATCATCACCTCGGTGGTGGTGGACCATTTCGGTTTGATGGGGCTTACGCAAAAGCCGGTGAACCTGGCCAGGGTGCTTGGCGTGCTGCTGATCATCGGTGGTGTGTTGCTGGTGCAGGGCGGTGGTGCATCGGCCGCCAGCGCATTGGCTTTGCCGGGCGGCAAGTGA
- a CDS encoding DUF3300 domain-containing protein produces the protein MRPRFTAVLAVTLLMQGAPALAETPDPGPAAPQAASQQTVFSQEQLQQMLAPIALYPDPLLAQVLMASTYPGEVAEAVAWSKANPQAKGDDAVKQVASQPWDPSVQALVAFPQVLATLGQDPVWVQRLGDAFLAQPDELMVNVQRLRQRAHAAGTLQSNQYQNVTVQAAPASDNQSSQGNQTIIIQPADPQTVYVPSYNPNASYGTWPYPASPPTYYPPPPTWYPGSALVAGLAFGTGVAIVASLWGNCDWNDHDVDIDVNRYNTLNSNKQIANIDNKWRHDPAHRDGVPYRDPRNREQYGRQLDGARQREAYRGDDAQRARARQNALGSLDRAGIERPATSNLQARERAREAQDERLSQVNPRRPGNAQARPVAQQRANAGRARNNAFDGVRAPSRTLAQANRGRTSQGFAQRQGNARAAGQPVSRPAGGGARFGGGGRR, from the coding sequence ATGCGCCCGCGATTCACCGCTGTGCTGGCAGTGACGCTGTTAATGCAAGGCGCTCCGGCCCTTGCCGAAACACCCGACCCCGGCCCGGCCGCGCCCCAGGCGGCCAGCCAGCAAACGGTGTTCAGCCAGGAGCAACTCCAGCAGATGCTTGCCCCGATCGCCCTATACCCCGACCCGCTGCTGGCCCAGGTGCTGATGGCCAGCACCTACCCTGGCGAGGTGGCCGAGGCGGTGGCCTGGTCCAAGGCCAACCCCCAGGCCAAGGGCGATGACGCGGTCAAGCAAGTCGCCAGCCAACCCTGGGACCCCAGCGTGCAGGCCCTGGTGGCCTTCCCCCAGGTGCTCGCCACCCTGGGCCAGGACCCAGTGTGGGTGCAGCGCCTGGGCGATGCCTTCCTCGCCCAGCCCGATGAGCTGATGGTCAACGTGCAGCGCCTGCGCCAACGCGCCCATGCCGCCGGCACCTTGCAAAGCAACCAGTACCAGAACGTCACCGTGCAGGCCGCACCCGCCAGCGACAACCAAAGCAGCCAGGGCAACCAGACCATCATCATCCAGCCCGCCGACCCGCAAACCGTCTACGTACCCAGCTACAACCCCAACGCCAGCTACGGCACCTGGCCTTATCCGGCCTCGCCGCCAACCTATTACCCGCCACCCCCCACCTGGTACCCAGGCTCGGCGCTGGTGGCCGGGCTGGCCTTCGGCACCGGGGTGGCGATCGTCGCCTCGCTGTGGGGCAATTGCGACTGGAACGACCATGACGTCGACATCGACGTGAACCGCTACAACACCCTCAACAGCAACAAGCAGATCGCCAACATCGACAACAAGTGGCGCCACGACCCCGCGCACCGCGACGGCGTGCCCTACCGTGACCCGCGCAACCGCGAGCAATACGGCCGCCAGCTGGACGGCGCGCGCCAGCGCGAGGCCTACCGCGGCGACGACGCCCAGCGCGCCCGCGCCCGGCAGAACGCCCTGGGCTCGCTGGACCGTGCCGGCATCGAGCGGCCCGCCACCAGCAACCTGCAGGCCCGCGAACGGGCGCGCGAGGCCCAGGACGAGCGGCTGAGCCAGGTCAACCCGCGCCGCCCCGGCAATGCCCAGGCGCGCCCGGTGGCGCAGCAGCGGGCCAATGCCGGGCGTGCCCGCAACAATGCCTTTGATGGCGTGCGCGCACCGTCGCGTACCCTGGCCCAGGCCAACCGTGGGCGCACCAGCCAAGGTTTCGCCCAGCGCCAGGGCAATGCCCGCGCTGCCGGGCAGCCGGTGTCCAGGCCCGCAGGTGGCGGGGCGCGCTTTGGGGGAGGGGGCCGTCGATGA
- a CDS encoding efflux transporter outer membrane subunit has translation MANCLRHGALGLLLVAGGCTVGPDHVPPQDPWLERWSTPALEQVRGHGADLRQWWRVFADPTLDALIAEADAHNANVQVAGLRIAEARAQLAIVRTGRYPQLQQLRAQSLYLRQDQSGTPAARDSVFWQSSLGFDIAWEVDFWGRFSRAIESADAAYFASQANYADALVLLRAQVADSYFALRTVEARLDIARDNARRQARSLQITERLFRHGENDELDWQQARTQLLATEATIPEFEAQLNALRNLLCALLGRPPGPLAQLQAGHGQLPLPDLQVLQAVPAELLRRRPDIRAAEQAVAAQSALVGVAEADLYPQLSLLGSIGWSLVSASHLPDSFDIAAGPGLLWNPFDHGRRKNAVRVEDARLQQLITLYHQQVREAAREADDAASALVRALQSAAIRDQGAAAASRSLELASAQYREGFADFQRVLDAQQLLLQQQDGYLVSRGNAVGSLVALYKALGGGWQRQAPPIDAATRRQMQQRTDWGELLGEQEGNAR, from the coding sequence ATGGCCAACTGCCTGCGCCATGGCGCGCTGGGGTTGTTGCTGGTGGCTGGCGGCTGCACCGTCGGGCCGGACCACGTGCCGCCACAGGACCCTTGGCTGGAGCGCTGGAGCACACCTGCGCTGGAGCAGGTACGCGGGCACGGCGCCGACCTGCGCCAGTGGTGGCGGGTGTTCGCCGACCCCACGCTGGATGCCTTGATCGCCGAGGCCGATGCCCACAACGCCAACGTGCAGGTGGCCGGCCTGCGCATCGCCGAGGCGCGGGCGCAGTTGGCCATCGTACGTACCGGGCGTTACCCGCAGTTGCAGCAGCTGCGCGCGCAAAGCCTGTACCTCAGGCAGGACCAATCCGGCACCCCGGCGGCGCGCGACTCGGTGTTCTGGCAATCGAGCCTGGGCTTCGACATTGCCTGGGAGGTCGACTTCTGGGGGCGCTTCAGCCGCGCCATCGAGTCGGCCGATGCCGCCTACTTCGCCTCCCAGGCCAACTACGCCGACGCCCTGGTGCTGCTGCGCGCCCAGGTGGCCGACAGCTACTTTGCCCTGCGCACCGTCGAGGCGCGGCTGGACATCGCCCGCGACAACGCCCGGCGCCAGGCACGCAGCCTGCAGATCACCGAGCGGCTGTTTCGCCATGGCGAAAACGACGAGCTCGACTGGCAGCAGGCGCGCACCCAGTTGCTCGCCACCGAGGCGACCATCCCCGAGTTCGAGGCCCAGCTCAATGCCTTGCGCAACCTGCTGTGCGCGCTGCTCGGGCGCCCGCCCGGGCCATTGGCGCAACTGCAGGCAGGCCACGGCCAACTGCCGCTGCCGGATCTTCAGGTGTTGCAGGCGGTGCCGGCCGAGCTGTTGCGCCGGCGCCCGGACATCCGCGCCGCCGAGCAGGCGGTGGCGGCGCAGTCGGCGCTGGTGGGGGTGGCCGAGGCCGACCTGTACCCGCAACTGAGCCTGCTGGGCAGCATCGGTTGGAGCCTGGTGTCGGCCAGTCATCTGCCGGACAGCTTCGACATTGCCGCAGGGCCCGGGCTGCTCTGGAACCCGTTCGACCATGGCCGGCGCAAGAATGCCGTGCGGGTGGAGGATGCCCGCCTTCAGCAACTGATCACCCTGTATCACCAGCAGGTGCGCGAGGCGGCGCGGGAGGCCGATGACGCCGCCAGCGCCCTGGTGCGGGCGTTGCAAAGCGCTGCCATTCGCGACCAGGGCGCGGCGGCGGCGAGCCGTTCGCTTGAGCTTGCCAGCGCCCAGTACCGCGAAGGCTTCGCTGATTTTCAGCGGGTACTCGACGCCCAGCAACTGCTGCTGCAACAGCAGGACGGCTACCTGGTCAGCCGCGGCAACGCGGTGGGTAGCCTGGTGGCGCTGTACAAGGCACTGGGCGGTGGTTGGCAGCGCCAGGCACCACCCATCGACGCCGCCACCCGGCGGCAGATGCAGCAGCGCACCGACTGGGGTGAACTGCTCGGCGAACAGGAGGGTAATGCCCGATGA
- a CDS encoding DUF2955 domain-containing protein, translated as MPIELRRRRALRLAWGAALSLAASFGIGLPVPVLAPVLCVLLLAMRNRALPLRMAPVLALLVLASCGSGLLLIPLLRHAPLTGVLLVAVGLLLVFRYAQRGGNGLLANLLVIGLTMIAAAGAHDFTLALSVVEAMAKGMLLAVLCTWLVHGVFAEPPDAPAAPAAPQPGEREAGWIALRAMLIVMPAFLLALIAPDRFMPLIMKAVSLGQQAGETDARQAARELVGSTLLAGVLAILVWGALSLFVHLWMFFLWVLLVALWQARRLQRLVASRHGPAFWVSCLTTMLILLGQSVQDSVAGQDVYRAFAVRLGLFVMVSLYASAMLVWIDRRRGAVGLL; from the coding sequence ATGCCTATTGAGCTGCGCCGCCGCCGTGCCCTGCGCTTGGCCTGGGGCGCGGCGCTCAGCCTGGCGGCGAGCTTTGGCATCGGCTTGCCGGTGCCGGTGCTGGCCCCGGTGCTGTGCGTGTTGCTGCTGGCCATGCGCAACCGGGCATTGCCGTTGCGCATGGCGCCGGTGCTGGCGCTGCTGGTGCTGGCCAGTTGCGGCAGTGGCTTGCTGCTGATTCCGCTGTTGCGCCACGCGCCGTTGACCGGGGTGCTGCTGGTGGCGGTGGGGTTGTTGCTGGTGTTTCGCTACGCCCAGCGTGGCGGCAATGGTTTGCTGGCCAACCTGCTGGTGATCGGCTTGACCATGATCGCTGCCGCCGGTGCTCATGATTTCACCTTGGCGTTGTCGGTGGTCGAGGCCATGGCCAAGGGCATGCTGCTGGCGGTGTTGTGTACGTGGCTGGTGCATGGGGTGTTTGCGGAGCCTCCTGATGCGCCTGCTGCGCCGGCCGCGCCGCAACCTGGTGAGCGGGAGGCGGGCTGGATCGCCCTGCGCGCCATGCTGATCGTGATGCCGGCGTTCTTGCTGGCGCTGATTGCCCCGGACCGTTTCATGCCGCTGATCATGAAGGCGGTGAGCCTGGGCCAGCAGGCTGGCGAGACCGATGCCCGCCAGGCGGCCCGCGAGCTGGTGGGCTCGACCTTGCTGGCGGGGGTGCTGGCGATATTGGTGTGGGGGGCGTTGAGCCTGTTCGTGCACCTGTGGATGTTCTTTCTGTGGGTGCTGCTGGTGGCCTTGTGGCAGGCGCGGCGGCTGCAGCGTCTGGTGGCCAGTCGGCATGGGCCGGCGTTCTGGGTGAGTTGCCTGACCACCATGCTGATCTTGCTCGGGCAGTCGGTGCAGGACAGCGTGGCCGGGCAGGATGTGTATCGGGCGTTTGCCGTG
- a CDS encoding monovalent cation:proton antiporter-2 (CPA2) family protein produces the protein MPHDGSLLQATVVFLLAVVVLVPLAQRLKLGAVPGYLLAGILIGPSVLGLIDNPHNVARLSEMGVVMLLFVIGLELSPRRLWTLRRALFGVGSLQVGLTALVLGLLAWLLFGQPPAAAAVLGLGLALSSTAFGLQVLAERKELGKAHGRLAVAILLFQDIAAIPLIAVVPLLGGSVSTADEGAWPLLAVLLGIAVVVIAGRYLLRPVFRWTMGSGLHELSTATALLLVLGTAWLMEHVGVSMALGAFLAGVLMAESQFRHELESQIEPLKGLLLGLFFVGVGMTADLRLLASMPLQVLGLTVLLVAVKLPLLWGIGRAFGGLGRPQALCLAVVLASGGEFAFVVFKLGLQHQVLAQQVHDLLVLAITLSMALVPLVMMALARQLRPAPAAGGEQPLPAPQEAPQVVIAGFGRLGRAIGRMLHAEGLRVVALDASAEALARKPRQRGDGPTVFYGDPSRSEILRAAKVGEAALVIVAADDAHSNQKTVDVLVQQYPQLEVIAAARNHRDVLRLLDQGVNPVRETFHSSLEMARRAFIALGRSEAQAAAWVQRYQQQEAHWLLEQHRQGAAVDEDVLPGADPH, from the coding sequence ATGCCACACGACGGCAGCCTGCTGCAGGCCACAGTGGTGTTCCTGCTGGCAGTGGTGGTTCTGGTACCACTGGCCCAGCGCCTGAAGCTGGGGGCAGTGCCAGGTTACCTGCTGGCCGGTATCCTTATCGGCCCCTCGGTGCTGGGGCTGATCGACAACCCGCACAACGTCGCGCGGCTATCGGAAATGGGCGTGGTGATGCTGCTGTTCGTCATTGGCCTTGAGCTGTCGCCGCGGCGCCTGTGGACCCTGCGCCGGGCCTTGTTCGGGGTGGGTTCGCTGCAGGTCGGGCTGACCGCTTTGGTACTCGGGCTGCTGGCCTGGCTGTTGTTCGGCCAGCCCCCGGCAGCGGCTGCGGTGCTGGGCCTGGGCCTGGCGCTGTCGTCCACGGCCTTTGGCTTGCAGGTGCTGGCCGAGCGCAAGGAGCTGGGCAAGGCCCATGGCCGCCTGGCGGTGGCCATTCTGCTGTTCCAGGACATCGCCGCCATTCCGCTGATCGCCGTGGTGCCGCTGCTTGGTGGCAGCGTCAGTACCGCCGACGAAGGCGCCTGGCCGCTGCTGGCGGTGCTGCTGGGTATTGCCGTGGTGGTGATTGCCGGGCGCTACCTGCTGCGCCCGGTGTTCCGCTGGACGATGGGCAGCGGCCTGCACGAACTGTCGACCGCCACCGCGCTGCTGCTGGTGCTGGGCACCGCCTGGCTGATGGAGCATGTGGGCGTGTCGATGGCGCTGGGGGCGTTTTTGGCCGGGGTGCTGATGGCCGAGTCGCAGTTCCGCCACGAGCTTGAGTCGCAGATCGAGCCGCTCAAGGGGCTGCTGCTGGGGTTGTTCTTCGTCGGTGTGGGCATGACCGCCGACCTGCGCCTGCTGGCCAGCATGCCATTGCAGGTGCTGGGGCTGACCGTGCTGCTGGTGGCGGTCAAGCTGCCGCTGTTGTGGGGCATCGGCCGCGCGTTCGGCGGCCTTGGCCGCCCACAGGCACTGTGCCTGGCGGTGGTGCTGGCCTCTGGCGGCGAGTTTGCCTTCGTGGTGTTCAAGCTTGGCCTGCAACACCAGGTGCTGGCCCAGCAGGTGCACGACCTGCTGGTGCTGGCCATTACCCTTTCCATGGCCCTGGTGCCGCTGGTGATGATGGCCCTGGCCCGGCAACTGCGCCCGGCGCCTGCGGCGGGTGGCGAGCAGCCGCTGCCAGCACCGCAGGAGGCCCCCCAGGTGGTGATCGCCGGCTTCGGCCGGCTGGGCCGGGCCATCGGCCGCATGCTGCACGCCGAGGGCTTGCGCGTGGTGGCCCTGGACGCCTCCGCCGAAGCCTTGGCGCGCAAGCCACGTCAGCGCGGTGACGGGCCGACGGTGTTCTATGGCGACCCGTCGCGCTCGGAGATCCTGCGCGCCGCCAAGGTAGGGGAGGCGGCCCTGGTGATCGTCGCCGCCGACGATGCCCACAGCAACCAGAAGACCGTCGATGTACTGGTGCAGCAGTACCCGCAGCTGGAGGTGATCGCCGCTGCGCGCAATCACCGCGATGTGCTGCGCCTGCTCGACCAGGGGGTGAACCCGGTGCGCGAGACCTTCCATTCCAGCCTGGAAATGGCCCGCCGGGCCTTCATCGCCCTGGGCCGCAGCGAGGCGCAGGCGGCAGCCTGGGTGCAGCGCTACCAGCAGCAGGAAGCGCACTGGCTGCTGGAGCAGCACCGCCAGGGCGCGGCGGTGGACGAGGATGTGCTGCCTGGCGCCGACCCGCACTGA
- a CDS encoding LysR family transcriptional regulator, protein MDELRKIDLNLLLALNALLVEKHVTRAAVRLHRSQPAVSHALAQLRAHFDDPLLVRQQGRMVLTSRAQALAEPLQDALASLNGLLATPVFDPAQAKRRFRLSLSDYASRIILPTLVQHLRNTAPGIDLAISQASREVMMGQLQDGELDLALGVFNEVPADINSQALFSEDFVSVAERSTLPANGALSLEQWLARPHVLMAMRPDAFDEIERALAAHGYSRHIALALPHWSAALEVLPGTDLVLTVASRAATSVARFDTLATFTPPFPLPPIAYQQVWHSRKDNDPAHRWLRETLYACSQPR, encoded by the coding sequence ATGGACGAACTGCGCAAGATCGACCTGAACCTGCTGCTGGCCCTCAACGCCCTGCTGGTCGAAAAACACGTCACCCGCGCCGCCGTGCGCCTGCACCGCAGCCAGCCGGCGGTCAGCCATGCCCTGGCGCAACTGCGCGCGCACTTCGACGACCCGCTGCTGGTGCGCCAGCAAGGCCGCATGGTCCTCACCAGCCGCGCCCAAGCCCTGGCCGAGCCGCTGCAGGACGCCCTGGCCAGCCTCAACGGCCTGCTCGCCACGCCAGTATTCGACCCAGCCCAGGCCAAGCGGCGCTTTCGCCTGTCGCTGTCGGACTACGCCTCGCGGATCATCCTGCCAACGCTGGTGCAGCACCTGCGCAACACCGCGCCCGGCATTGACCTGGCCATCAGCCAGGCCAGCCGCGAAGTGATGATGGGGCAACTGCAGGACGGCGAGCTGGACCTGGCCCTGGGCGTGTTCAACGAGGTGCCCGCCGACATCAACTCGCAGGCGCTGTTCAGCGAGGACTTCGTCAGCGTCGCCGAGCGCAGTACCCTGCCGGCCAACGGCGCGCTGTCGCTCGAGCAGTGGCTGGCCCGGCCGCATGTGCTGATGGCCATGCGCCCCGATGCCTTCGACGAGATCGAGCGCGCCCTGGCAGCGCATGGCTACAGCCGGCATATCGCCCTGGCCCTGCCACACTGGAGTGCGGCCCTCGAGGTGCTGCCCGGCACCGACCTGGTGCTCACCGTGGCCAGCCGCGCAGCCACGTCAGTGGCGCGTTTCGATACTCTCGCGACCTTTACCCCACCCTTTCCGCTGCCGCCGATTGCCTACCAGCAGGTCTGGCACTCACGCAAGGACAACGACCCGGCTCACCGTTGGCTGCGCGAAACGCTGTACGCCTGCAGCCAGCCCCGCTGA
- a CDS encoding AI-2E family transporter produces the protein MQPGVKLDSALSRGLLDVLIKAGLVAALILFAWRVFAPFMDLMLWAVILAVTLYPLLRRVQRLTRLREGHAATLVVALVLLVLLVPIYLVVVSISESVDSLVTLLKSGAWSVPPPPDSVAGWPLVGDRLHGLWLAASQSLSGVLNQMMPDLKGAGRVALGAAASAGGAFLLFIGAIIIAGVIMAFGDKGQLAAQRIAMRVSGEERGRPIARLCTATIRAVAQGVIGIAFIQMLLIGVGFVVKGVPGAGMLAIVILMLGIAQAPATLITVPVIVYVFSTEGFTAMTILFAVYTFVAGLADNLLKPLLLGRGVDVPMPVVLIGALGGMVVKGIIGLFIGPVILAVAYNLFWQWVDQQVPERIDPPSA, from the coding sequence ATGCAGCCTGGTGTGAAACTGGACAGCGCGCTGTCGCGCGGCCTGCTCGATGTGCTGATCAAGGCGGGCCTGGTGGCCGCGTTGATCCTGTTCGCCTGGCGGGTGTTCGCGCCGTTCATGGACCTGATGCTGTGGGCAGTGATACTGGCGGTGACCTTGTACCCACTGCTGCGCCGGGTGCAGCGCCTGACCCGGTTGCGCGAGGGGCATGCCGCCACCCTGGTGGTGGCGTTGGTGCTGCTGGTGTTGTTGGTGCCGATTTACCTGGTGGTGGTGTCGATCAGCGAGTCGGTGGACAGCTTGGTGACCCTGCTCAAGAGCGGCGCCTGGAGCGTGCCGCCACCGCCGGACAGCGTGGCCGGCTGGCCGCTGGTGGGGGACAGGCTGCACGGGCTGTGGCTGGCCGCCTCGCAGAGCCTGTCGGGGGTGCTCAACCAGATGATGCCCGACCTCAAGGGCGCCGGCCGCGTGGCCCTGGGCGCTGCGGCCAGCGCCGGCGGTGCGTTTTTGCTGTTCATCGGCGCGATCATCATTGCCGGGGTGATCATGGCCTTTGGCGACAAGGGCCAGTTGGCCGCCCAGCGCATTGCCATGCGCGTGTCTGGCGAAGAACGCGGCAGGCCCATCGCCCGGCTGTGCACCGCGACCATTCGCGCGGTTGCCCAGGGGGTGATCGGCATTGCTTTCATCCAGATGCTGCTGATCGGCGTGGGTTTTGTGGTCAAGGGCGTGCCGGGCGCCGGCATGCTGGCGATCGTCATCCTCATGCTGGGCATTGCCCAGGCGCCGGCGACGCTGATCACCGTGCCGGTAATCGTCTATGTGTTCAGCACCGAGGGCTTCACCGCCATGACCATCCTGTTTGCCGTGTACACCTTCGTTGCCGGCCTTGCCGACAACCTGCTCAAGCCGCTGCTGCTGGGGCGCGGGGTGGACGTGCCGATGCCGGTGGTGTTGATCGGGGCGCTGGGCGGCATGGTGGTCAAGGGCATCATCGGGCTGTTCATCGGGCCGGTGATCCTGGCGGTGGCCTACAACCTGTTCTGGCAGTGGGTTGACCAGCAGGTGCCCGAGCGTATCGACCCGCCGTCGGCCTGA